Proteins encoded within one genomic window of Acidihalobacter prosperus:
- a CDS encoding helix-turn-helix domain-containing protein, giving the protein MDDERNQPLPESQARHEPIGTRLRLRREALDLRIEDVARHLHLDTSVVRALESDDFDALPGPAYIKGYLRAYGQLLELDVRVLIDAYRAQAHPAEPELKPAVEMNDRMALRGRVYAFGSAIALVLILLAAWWYTHDQSIDTNPPVAEHSSASGTAAPAAPTPAIAPTLPLPTTATAPTASTTAMPQTATVPIPPSVSPSPAVVAGETAAPSAATPAGQARLQLNLTHRSWVQVDDAKGQQLVYGLLDAGTHRLLTGSAPFSVFLGYAQGVQLSIDGQRVDIAPHIRANHTARFKVSVPSDAGGTGTSP; this is encoded by the coding sequence ATGGATGACGAACGCAACCAGCCGTTACCAGAATCTCAGGCCCGGCACGAGCCGATAGGCACGCGTCTGCGTCTGCGCCGCGAGGCGCTGGACCTGCGTATTGAAGACGTTGCCCGACACCTGCATCTCGACACCAGCGTCGTGCGGGCCCTGGAATCGGACGACTTTGACGCGTTGCCCGGCCCGGCCTATATCAAGGGTTATTTGCGAGCCTACGGGCAATTGCTCGAACTCGATGTGCGGGTACTCATCGATGCCTACCGGGCTCAGGCTCATCCTGCCGAGCCGGAGCTGAAGCCGGCGGTGGAGATGAACGACCGCATGGCCTTGCGCGGACGTGTCTATGCCTTCGGCAGTGCGATCGCGCTGGTCTTGATCCTGCTCGCAGCCTGGTGGTATACCCACGACCAATCAATTGATACGAACCCGCCGGTCGCCGAACATTCGAGCGCGTCGGGCACCGCCGCGCCGGCCGCGCCCACGCCTGCCATCGCCCCGACGCTACCGTTGCCGACGACGGCAACGGCACCGACAGCCTCGACCACGGCGATGCCGCAGACGGCCACCGTGCCGATTCCACCCAGCGTCTCTCCGTCACCGGCCGTAGTCGCCGGCGAAACCGCGGCACCATCGGCCGCCACACCGGCCGGACAGGCGCGGCTGCAGCTGAACCTCACGCATCGGAGCTGGGTCCAAGTCGACGATGCCAAGGGACAACAGCTGGTGTATGGCTTACTCGATGCCGGCACTCATCGCCTGCTGACTGGCAGCGCGCCGTTTTCCGTGTTCTTGGGCTACGCGCAGGGCGTGCAACTGAGCATCGATGGACAGCGCGTGGATATCGCCCCGCATATCCGCGCCAACCACACCGCGAGATTCAAGGTGTCGGTGCCGTCCGATGCCGGCGGTACCGGAACGAGCCCTTAA
- the hisS gene encoding histidine--tRNA ligase yields MGERIQSIRGMHDILPEQASAWRHLEAAAQRVVDAYGYRQIRLPIVEKSELFARSIGEVTDIVEKEMYTFADRNGESLSLRPEGTAGCVRAGIEHGFLHNQLNRLWYVGPMFRHERPQKGRYRQFHQLGVEAYGMAGPDIDAEVILLSARLWRELGLRGLRLEINSLGSLEARMRYRETLTTYLRNHLDALDDDSRRRLDSNPLRILDSKDADTRAVLADAPSLLDALDEESRRHFDGLRRLLDDNGVAYEINPRLVRGLDYYSRTVFEWVTDDLGAQGTVCAGGRYDGLIPQLGGRPTPACGFAMGLERLLALLESQGLLPPEETPDVYCLSLGEDARAVAMRLMESLREAAPSLRVLTHCGEGNLKAQLKRADKYGARVAVILGEDELRDATATLKPLQGEQPQQRVTQTELVTNLLALCAKENTVS; encoded by the coding sequence ATGGGCGAGCGCATACAATCCATTCGCGGGATGCATGACATCCTGCCCGAGCAGGCCTCGGCCTGGCGCCACCTTGAAGCCGCCGCGCAACGCGTGGTCGATGCATACGGTTATCGCCAGATCCGCCTGCCGATCGTCGAGAAGAGCGAACTGTTCGCGCGCTCGATCGGCGAGGTGACCGACATCGTCGAAAAAGAGATGTACACCTTTGCGGACCGCAACGGCGAATCGCTGAGCCTGCGTCCCGAGGGCACGGCGGGCTGCGTGCGTGCCGGTATCGAACACGGTTTTCTGCACAATCAGCTCAATCGCCTGTGGTACGTGGGGCCGATGTTCCGGCACGAGCGCCCGCAGAAGGGGCGCTATCGCCAGTTCCACCAGCTAGGCGTCGAGGCCTACGGCATGGCTGGCCCCGACATAGACGCCGAGGTCATTCTGCTCAGCGCGCGGCTTTGGCGCGAACTCGGCCTGCGCGGCCTGCGCCTCGAAATCAACTCGTTGGGCAGTCTTGAAGCGCGCATGCGCTACCGCGAGACGCTGACCACCTACCTGCGCAATCATCTCGATGCGCTCGACGATGACAGTCGCAGGCGGCTCGACAGCAACCCGCTGCGCATACTGGACAGCAAGGACGCGGACACGCGCGCCGTGCTGGCCGACGCGCCGAGCCTGCTGGACGCGCTCGACGAGGAAAGTCGTCGGCATTTCGACGGCCTGCGCAGGCTGTTGGACGACAACGGCGTCGCCTACGAGATCAACCCAAGGCTGGTTCGCGGCCTGGATTACTATTCGCGCACCGTGTTCGAGTGGGTCACCGACGATCTCGGTGCGCAGGGCACGGTCTGTGCCGGCGGGCGCTATGACGGTCTGATCCCGCAACTGGGCGGCAGGCCGACGCCGGCATGCGGTTTCGCTATGGGCCTGGAGCGCCTGTTGGCATTGCTCGAATCCCAGGGATTGTTGCCGCCGGAGGAGACTCCGGACGTGTACTGCCTGAGTCTGGGCGAGGACGCGCGCGCCGTCGCGATGCGCCTGATGGAGTCGCTGCGCGAGGCTGCGCCGTCTTTGCGCGTGCTGACGCACTGTGGTGAGGGCAATCTCAAGGCCCAGCTCAAGCGTGCTGACAAGTATGGCGCCCGCGTGGCGGTGATTCTCGGCGAGGATGAACTGCGCGACGCTACGGCGACGCTCAAGCCGTTGCAGGGCGAACAGCCCCAGCAACGTGTGACGCAAACCGAACTGGTGACGAATTTGTTGGCGCTGTGCGCGAAGGAGAACACGGTTTCATGA
- a CDS encoding YfgM family protein has translation MTAYHVEDEELEAAKHWWRRYGRWLALAAVAGLIGFFAWKGWAYYQAREDKKASALYSQMLSANRQHQDKRWPGQAVDLIKRFSGTPYASLAAFMLAKQAVMDGHLDQAAERLRWVVDHGSQKALRELAALRLARVLIADKKPDEALKLLSSGFGEAYLPLTQSLRGDAWLAKGERQKARNAYEEALAGAQAMGLPTRDLEMKLDALPAPAAQGGK, from the coding sequence ATGACGGCATACCACGTGGAAGACGAGGAACTCGAGGCGGCCAAGCACTGGTGGCGACGCTATGGCCGATGGCTGGCGCTGGCGGCGGTGGCCGGGCTGATCGGGTTCTTCGCCTGGAAGGGCTGGGCCTATTATCAGGCGCGCGAAGACAAGAAGGCTTCCGCGCTGTACAGCCAAATGCTGTCTGCCAATCGACAGCACCAGGACAAGCGGTGGCCGGGACAGGCCGTGGATTTGATCAAACGTTTCAGTGGCACGCCTTACGCGTCCCTGGCAGCCTTCATGCTGGCCAAACAGGCGGTCATGGACGGTCATCTCGACCAGGCTGCCGAACGGCTTCGCTGGGTGGTGGACCACGGCTCGCAAAAAGCGTTGCGTGAACTGGCTGCGCTGCGCCTTGCGCGCGTCCTGATAGCGGATAAAAAGCCCGATGAGGCGCTTAAGCTGCTTTCCAGCGGCTTCGGCGAGGCCTATCTACCTTTGACCCAATCGCTCAGAGGCGATGCCTGGCTGGCCAAGGGCGAGCGGCAAAAGGCACGTAACGCCTATGAAGAAGCGTTGGCGGGCGCCCAGGCCATGGGGCTACCGACGCGCGACCTCGAAATGAAACTCGATGCATTGCCGGCGCCGGCGGCTCAGGGAGGCAAATGA
- the bamB gene encoding outer membrane protein assembly factor BamB — MQGIVRQAAIVGLAMFATLGLGGCSLFEKPVNTRPPEPLKPIKSSLPVKQVWETSIGNGNHGYLLRLRPWLHEGVLYAADQAGRLSAFKADNGNQLWSVKVGLRLTAGVSGGEDMLFVGGQNGKLIAVSIKTHGVLWQTQLGSEVMAISKPAQGEVVVHTNAGKLVALDVSTGNVIWNQGIESPNLIVRGKTTPVISGNTVVTGFSTGQIAAFSLSDGTPLWQLRVAEPRGASELQRMVDVSGRIDVIDGVVFAASYHGRVVAATLGKGQLLWSHPMSSYVGLTVGDKAVYVTDSHSAVWALDLATGASLWKQSALRFREATVPVIVGGYLVVGDYQGYLHFLSIKDGAFVARKHLTDAAIDAPPVVRGDNLYVQAADGTLAMYRIGKPSTKADQAGHSGSQGHSAISPF, encoded by the coding sequence ATGCAAGGTATTGTTCGGCAGGCGGCAATCGTCGGTCTCGCGATGTTCGCAACCCTGGGGCTTGGCGGCTGCAGTCTCTTCGAAAAACCGGTCAATACCCGCCCGCCGGAACCGCTGAAACCAATCAAGTCTAGCCTGCCAGTCAAGCAGGTTTGGGAGACCTCAATCGGCAACGGCAATCACGGTTATCTGCTGCGCCTGCGTCCGTGGCTGCACGAGGGCGTGCTGTATGCCGCCGATCAGGCCGGGCGTCTGTCCGCGTTCAAGGCGGACAACGGCAACCAACTTTGGAGTGTCAAGGTCGGCCTGCGTCTCACGGCCGGCGTCAGCGGCGGCGAGGACATGCTGTTTGTGGGCGGCCAAAACGGCAAGCTGATCGCGGTGTCGATCAAGACCCACGGTGTGCTCTGGCAGACCCAGCTGGGTAGCGAGGTAATGGCGATATCGAAACCGGCGCAGGGCGAGGTGGTGGTCCACACGAATGCCGGCAAACTGGTTGCGCTGGATGTCAGCACCGGCAACGTGATCTGGAATCAGGGCATCGAATCGCCGAACCTCATCGTGCGCGGCAAGACCACACCGGTGATCAGCGGCAATACCGTGGTCACCGGGTTCTCGACGGGCCAGATCGCCGCCTTTAGTCTGAGTGACGGCACCCCACTGTGGCAGTTGCGCGTCGCCGAGCCGCGCGGTGCTTCCGAATTGCAGCGGATGGTGGACGTCAGCGGCCGCATCGACGTGATTGATGGCGTGGTGTTTGCGGCGAGCTATCACGGACGTGTCGTGGCCGCCACGCTTGGCAAGGGTCAGCTGTTGTGGTCGCATCCGATGTCTTCCTATGTCGGTTTGACGGTCGGCGACAAGGCGGTCTACGTGACCGATTCGCACAGCGCCGTCTGGGCGCTGGATCTGGCGACCGGCGCTTCGCTGTGGAAGCAGTCCGCCCTGCGTTTCCGCGAAGCGACCGTGCCGGTCATCGTGGGCGGATATCTGGTCGTCGGCGACTATCAGGGCTATCTGCATTTCCTGTCCATCAAGGACGGCGCATTCGTTGCGCGGAAGCATCTGACCGACGCCGCGATCGATGCGCCGCCCGTGGTCCGCGGAGATAACCTCTATGTCCAGGCTGCGGACGGCACGCTGGCGATGTATCGTATCGGCAAACCGTCGACCAAGGCGGATCAGGCCGGACATTCCGGCTCCCAGGGCCATTCGGCCATTTCACCGTTCTGA
- the der gene encoding ribosome biogenesis GTPase Der produces MQATLALVGRPNVGKSTLFNRLTRSRDALVANLPGLTRDRKYGLGRLGGRDYLVVDTGGLGEETDAIDALMGEQTRAAMREATHLLLLIDGRTGVTAGDEALAAELRVMGKPVYLVVNKVDTTTPDAALAEAYRLGLGEPLLISATRGSGLERLIERVIPGPASEAWTDAETDDPSVADASAASRGNMPRPRSKEGTRIAFVGRPNVGKSTLVNRLIGENRVVVFDRPGTTRDTIDVPFERDGRRYVLVDTAGIRRRARVNEMVEKFSIVKALEAINAADVVVLVLDARAGVTEQDAHLIGLALDAGAPLVVAVNKWDGLTADERADVRRGLDLRLTFLDFAERHFISALHGTGVGHLLAAAHRADDSAHREVSTAALNRLLEGLVAAHQPPLSRGRRIKLRYAHLGGHRPFTIVIHGNQTERLPGEYKRYLANGYRKALKLVGTPVALEFKTGDNPFAGRRNTLTPHQAHKKKRLLRHVKRNSR; encoded by the coding sequence ATGCAAGCCACTCTCGCCCTGGTCGGGCGGCCCAACGTGGGCAAATCGACCCTGTTCAACCGCCTGACCCGCAGCCGCGACGCATTGGTCGCGAATCTGCCCGGCTTGACGCGCGACCGTAAATACGGACTCGGCCGCCTCGGTGGCCGGGACTACCTCGTGGTCGATACCGGTGGTCTCGGCGAAGAAACGGATGCCATCGATGCGCTGATGGGCGAGCAGACCCGCGCGGCGATGCGCGAGGCGACTCATCTGCTGCTGCTGATCGATGGTCGAACCGGTGTGACCGCCGGTGACGAAGCGCTGGCCGCGGAATTGCGGGTTATGGGCAAGCCGGTGTATCTGGTCGTGAACAAGGTCGATACCACGACGCCTGATGCTGCCCTGGCCGAGGCTTATCGTCTTGGTTTGGGCGAACCGCTTTTGATTTCGGCCACCCGCGGCAGCGGCCTGGAGCGTCTGATCGAACGCGTGATACCGGGCCCGGCAAGCGAAGCTTGGACGGATGCCGAAACGGACGATCCATCGGTGGCGGATGCGTCGGCTGCAAGCAGGGGCAATATGCCGCGGCCGCGCAGCAAGGAGGGCACGCGCATCGCGTTTGTGGGGCGTCCCAATGTCGGTAAATCGACCTTGGTCAATCGTCTGATCGGCGAGAATCGGGTGGTGGTATTCGACCGTCCCGGCACCACACGGGACACCATCGACGTACCCTTCGAACGCGACGGCAGACGCTATGTGCTGGTGGATACCGCCGGTATCCGCCGCCGCGCGCGCGTCAATGAGATGGTGGAGAAATTCTCCATCGTCAAGGCGCTGGAGGCGATCAATGCGGCGGATGTCGTGGTCCTGGTGCTTGACGCCCGCGCCGGCGTGACCGAGCAGGATGCCCATCTGATCGGACTCGCCCTCGACGCGGGTGCGCCGCTGGTGGTGGCGGTGAACAAATGGGATGGCCTGACCGCCGACGAACGGGCCGACGTGCGCCGAGGTTTGGACCTGCGCCTGACCTTCCTCGATTTCGCCGAACGCCATTTCATCTCCGCTTTGCACGGTACCGGTGTGGGGCATCTGCTGGCTGCGGCGCATCGGGCCGACGACAGCGCGCATCGCGAGGTATCCACGGCGGCACTCAACCGCCTACTGGAAGGCTTGGTCGCAGCGCACCAGCCGCCGTTGTCGCGAGGCAGACGAATAAAGCTTCGCTATGCCCATTTGGGAGGGCACCGGCCTTTCACGATCGTGATCCACGGCAATCAAACCGAGCGTCTGCCCGGCGAATACAAACGCTATCTGGCCAATGGCTATCGCAAGGCGCTCAAACTGGTGGGCACGCCGGTGGCGCTCGAATTCAAGACCGGCGACAACCCGTTTGCCGGACGGCGCAATACCCTGACGCCTCATCAGGCGCACAAGAAAAAACGCCTGCTACGGCACGTCAAGCGCAACAGCAGGTGA
- a CDS encoding pyridoxal phosphate-dependent aminotransferase produces MHLRTARRIDDIASFRVMDLLARARQLEAEGRRIVHLEIGEPDFDTPTAIVEAGRAALQAGATRYTPALGLPALREAIAGFYATHYGVTISPERVIVTPGASGALQLVLGVLVDPDTEVLMTDPGYPCNRHFVRLFEGRARQVMVRRDTRYQLTPELLRAHWSKRTVAALVASPANPTGTLIAKGMLAEMAAYAAEREGALIVDEIYQGLVYDQPDATALEISDQVFVVNSFSKYFGMTGWRLGWIVAPEAYVRPIEKLAQNLFLCAPTPSQHAALAAFEPEVLSILEGRRAEFRTRRDFLLPELRALGFNIPVTPDGAFYLYANCERFGVDAETLSARLLEEAGVAVTPGTDFGENGADQHIRFAYTTGMDDLKEAVARLRDFFKRA; encoded by the coding sequence GTGCATCTGCGCACCGCCCGTCGTATCGACGATATCGCTTCGTTCCGGGTGATGGATCTGTTGGCCCGCGCGCGTCAGTTGGAAGCCGAGGGGCGGCGCATCGTGCATCTGGAGATCGGCGAGCCGGACTTCGATACGCCGACGGCCATCGTCGAAGCGGGTCGTGCTGCGCTACAGGCAGGCGCCACGCGTTACACCCCTGCACTTGGCTTGCCGGCGTTGCGGGAAGCAATCGCCGGTTTTTATGCCACGCATTACGGCGTGACGATCTCACCTGAAAGGGTGATCGTCACGCCCGGCGCTTCGGGTGCACTCCAGCTCGTGTTGGGCGTATTGGTCGATCCGGATACCGAAGTCCTGATGACCGATCCCGGCTACCCCTGCAACCGGCATTTCGTCCGCCTGTTCGAGGGCCGTGCACGCCAGGTGATGGTGCGCCGGGATACACGCTACCAGCTGACGCCGGAGCTGTTGCGCGCGCACTGGAGCAAACGTACGGTTGCCGCGTTGGTCGCTTCGCCGGCCAATCCCACCGGTACCTTGATCGCAAAGGGCATGCTGGCGGAAATGGCTGCCTATGCGGCGGAGCGGGAAGGGGCCCTGATCGTCGACGAAATCTACCAGGGACTCGTCTATGACCAACCCGATGCCACGGCACTGGAGATCAGCGACCAGGTGTTCGTGGTCAACAGTTTTTCTAAATATTTCGGCATGACCGGATGGCGCCTGGGTTGGATCGTGGCGCCCGAGGCCTACGTCCGCCCGATAGAGAAATTGGCGCAGAATCTTTTTCTATGTGCACCGACGCCCTCGCAACACGCCGCTCTCGCGGCCTTCGAACCGGAAGTGCTGTCGATTCTGGAAGGTCGGCGTGCCGAATTCCGAACCCGCAGGGATTTTCTGCTGCCCGAACTGCGCGCCCTCGGGTTCAATATTCCGGTGACGCCGGACGGCGCATTTTATCTTTATGCCAATTGCGAGCGCTTCGGCGTTGACGCAGAGACCCTGTCGGCCCGGTTGCTGGAAGAAGCCGGCGTTGCCGTGACGCCGGGAACGGATTTCGGCGAGAATGGTGCCGATCAGCATATCCGCTTCGCCTATACCACCGGGATGGACGATCTGAAGGAAGCCGTTGCCCGTTTGCGGGATTTCTTCAAGCGCGCCTGA
- a CDS encoding MFS transporter, with product MLSLFTGVGLALAIGSFEGASVLGILPYIGGGLATSSDHALWTLTYFIVHWSLGITVMPWSMRRWGPRRLFEFSVLFTLAGTLLAADTGNLWLMLVARAMQGFGAGLLVPLSQHLFLQRTPPSRHGLVTIVWSNAMLIPFFVGPAIGGYLATTAGWRGIFWICAPLLLIAGWFGRRGIDHARPDATTPPFDRIGFGLLYGGLLGLQMIMDQGQDDGWWHARLIDELSLLACALLLAFAWWERRCPHPLLDFQFFRRRNYTLGLLLLCIGWSLFMAWAALLPLWAESDLGYNGYWGSVLLLPIALGAIPLASVMDRLRGLVGLRRLATACFLVFAGAYGIADVNQASGLQALFLPMLIEGMGVGMLFVPLTLIVLSGIAAQDIPSAATTSNFIRVFSANVGVTLLSVYWIRQSAVAATALRADTLPAHEAITAHWLIFVQHLLDAEAQTQALDNLLRVSAWVCLLAAGLAYFALKPPVAAASPLGPRSFIQEQEMESAVARRPALQSGDRQP from the coding sequence ATGTTATCTCTGTTCACAGGCGTCGGACTCGCGCTCGCGATTGGTTCATTCGAAGGCGCATCCGTACTCGGCATACTGCCCTATATCGGCGGAGGCCTGGCTACCAGCAGCGATCATGCGCTCTGGACGCTGACCTACTTTATCGTGCATTGGTCACTTGGCATCACCGTGATGCCCTGGAGCATGCGCCGCTGGGGCCCCCGGCGTCTGTTCGAATTTTCGGTGCTGTTCACGCTCGCGGGCACGCTATTGGCCGCCGACACGGGCAATCTCTGGCTGATGCTGGTCGCGCGCGCGATGCAGGGATTCGGCGCCGGCCTGCTGGTGCCGCTGAGCCAGCATCTGTTCCTGCAACGCACGCCTCCCTCACGGCATGGACTCGTCACCATCGTCTGGAGCAACGCCATGCTGATCCCTTTCTTCGTCGGACCAGCGATCGGCGGTTATCTGGCAACCACGGCTGGTTGGCGCGGCATATTCTGGATCTGTGCGCCGCTACTGCTGATCGCAGGATGGTTCGGGCGCCGAGGCATCGACCATGCCCGTCCCGACGCCACCACGCCGCCATTCGACCGCATCGGTTTCGGGCTGCTGTATGGGGGTCTGTTGGGCCTGCAGATGATCATGGACCAGGGACAGGACGACGGCTGGTGGCACGCACGCCTTATCGACGAATTGAGCCTGTTGGCCTGCGCCCTGCTGCTCGCCTTTGCATGGTGGGAGCGCCGCTGCCCCCATCCGTTGCTCGACTTCCAGTTCTTCCGTCGGCGCAATTACACGCTCGGGCTGCTGTTGCTGTGCATCGGCTGGTCGCTGTTCATGGCCTGGGCTGCACTGCTGCCACTCTGGGCGGAGAGCGACCTCGGTTATAATGGCTATTGGGGCAGCGTACTGCTGCTGCCGATCGCACTGGGCGCCATCCCGCTCGCCTCCGTGATGGACAGGCTGCGCGGCTTGGTCGGGCTGCGTCGCCTCGCCACCGCCTGTTTCCTGGTATTCGCCGGCGCCTACGGGATTGCCGACGTCAATCAGGCCAGCGGCTTGCAGGCCCTGTTCCTGCCGATGCTGATCGAAGGCATGGGTGTCGGCATGCTGTTCGTGCCGCTGACCCTGATCGTGCTCTCCGGAATCGCGGCGCAGGACATCCCCTCGGCGGCGACGACCAGCAATTTCATCCGAGTCTTCAGCGCCAACGTCGGTGTCACGCTGCTCAGCGTCTATTGGATACGTCAAAGCGCGGTCGCCGCCACGGCGCTGCGTGCGGATACGCTGCCTGCACACGAGGCCATCACCGCCCACTGGCTGATATTCGTTCAGCACCTGCTGGATGCAGAAGCGCAGACCCAGGCACTGGACAATTTGCTCCGCGTATCCGCCTGGGTGTGTCTGCTCGCCGCAGGGCTGGCTTATTTCGCGCTCAAGCCACCCGTCGCCGCAGCCTCCCCTCTGGGTCCGCGCAGCTTCATTCAGGAACAGGAGATGGAATCCGCTGTTGCTCGACGTCCCGCCCTTCAAAGCGGCGACCGCCAGCCCTGA
- a CDS encoding LysR family transcriptional regulator — MSIHAEHLLTFLHVAEQGGVAAGARLLHRSQPAVSERLRQLTEAVGEPLYQRVGRGIRLTPAGEALLVEARGLRAALDHVEEWIRRRRTLQDGCLRIVSSNNVASYFLHERLAAFRRCCPDIRLVLKTGALDWAIQAAGTWDLLFLDGVFADPQSWLPGFCTLEPWMEDEIVALLPDDHPLAGRGDEGVGWDELVAYPIVWREPESGVRRAVEHALAAVGLSVQFSVEVTGVEAVREAVSAGLGVGFASATALRRAQWPLQPLRLNPPQGLYWTLYLAAPKPDYRSAALNAFLDMLQTD, encoded by the coding sequence ATGAGTATCCACGCAGAGCATTTGCTCACCTTTCTCCATGTCGCCGAGCAGGGCGGTGTGGCGGCCGGCGCACGCCTCCTGCACCGCAGTCAGCCGGCGGTTTCCGAAAGGTTGAGGCAGTTGACCGAGGCGGTCGGCGAACCGCTGTATCAGCGGGTGGGGCGCGGCATCCGCCTCACTCCCGCGGGCGAGGCCTTGCTGGTGGAGGCGCGAGGCCTGCGTGCCGCGCTCGATCATGTGGAGGAATGGATCCGTCGCCGCCGGACGCTGCAGGATGGATGTCTGCGCATCGTTTCGAGCAACAACGTCGCGAGTTACTTCCTGCATGAACGCTTGGCGGCTTTCCGCCGTTGCTGCCCAGACATCAGACTGGTGCTCAAAACGGGAGCCTTGGACTGGGCGATCCAGGCGGCGGGCACCTGGGATCTGCTGTTTCTGGATGGCGTATTCGCCGATCCGCAGTCGTGGCTGCCGGGTTTCTGTACTCTGGAACCGTGGATGGAAGACGAAATCGTCGCCCTGTTGCCAGACGACCACCCGTTGGCCGGTCGTGGCGATGAAGGAGTGGGCTGGGACGAATTGGTGGCGTATCCGATCGTGTGGCGGGAACCGGAGTCCGGCGTAAGACGCGCGGTTGAGCATGCCCTGGCCGCGGTCGGCCTGAGCGTGCAGTTCAGTGTCGAGGTGACCGGTGTGGAGGCGGTGCGGGAGGCCGTGTCGGCCGGTCTTGGCGTTGGATTCGCGTCGGCAACCGCCTTGCGCCGCGCACAGTGGCCGCTGCAGCCGTTAAGATTGAATCCGCCGCAGGGCTTGTACTGGACGCTCTATCTGGCAGCACCGAAGCCGGATTATCGTTCGGCCGCGCTGAATGCCTTTCTCGACATGCTGCAGACGGATTGA
- the cysZ gene encoding sulfate transporter CysZ encodes MIGDFITGFSYIPRGLALILRPRLRRYVILPVLINVVLFISAFVLLLERLGGWLDGLLPSSLAWLSWLILPLLFLALSLGVFYTFGLVANLIASPFSALLAEQIELQMGGQPPSAGAGLKQTLRSTAIGVMTQLSALAYQLVRLLPLLLLFLVPVVNVLATSVLIAFSAWMLALGYLSTPMGNHDMSFRAVHETCRGRRALALGLGTGLLLLTWIPLLNLLALPVGTAAATALWTEKLASEHR; translated from the coding sequence TTGATCGGCGATTTCATCACCGGGTTTTCGTATATCCCCCGTGGCCTGGCGCTCATTCTCCGCCCCCGACTCCGGCGCTACGTCATCCTACCGGTTCTGATCAATGTCGTGCTGTTCATCAGCGCCTTCGTACTCCTGTTGGAACGCCTTGGCGGCTGGCTGGACGGTCTGTTGCCCAGCAGCCTGGCCTGGCTGTCATGGCTGATCTTGCCGCTGCTCTTCCTGGCGCTGTCGCTGGGCGTGTTCTATACCTTCGGCCTGGTCGCCAATCTGATTGCTTCGCCGTTCAGCGCACTGCTGGCCGAGCAGATCGAGCTGCAGATGGGCGGACAACCGCCCAGCGCCGGCGCCGGTCTGAAGCAGACGCTGCGCAGCACCGCCATCGGCGTGATGACGCAGCTTTCCGCCCTGGCTTACCAGTTGGTGCGTCTGTTGCCGCTATTGCTGCTGTTTCTGGTGCCGGTGGTCAATGTACTGGCTACCTCCGTGCTGATCGCCTTTTCCGCCTGGATGCTGGCCTTGGGCTATCTTTCCACCCCCATGGGCAATCACGACATGAGCTTCCGCGCCGTTCACGAAACCTGCCGCGGACGGCGGGCACTCGCGCTGGGTCTGGGTACTGGACTGTTGCTGCTGACCTGGATCCCCCTGCTCAACCTGCTCGCTCTGCCGGTTGGCACTGCCGCCGCCACGGCGCTCTGGACCGAAAAACTCGCCTCCGAACACCGTTGA